A region from the Bombyx mori chromosome 15, ASM3026992v2 genome encodes:
- the LOC119629547 gene encoding uncharacterized protein LOC119629547: MANQDGGSKSNNGSSKTFTPSDTTDIYRIGVRPPPFWAEEPAVWFSQLEGNFVLSGIKDDDTKFYYVTSTLEHRYAAEVKDIIVSPPKTGKYERLKSELIKRLSTSREKEVKQLLMHEELGDRRPSQFLRHLQQLAGPTVPEEFIKTIWTSRLPTTLQPIIVSQKRLDLLALADLADSVHEIIPCSPQIATTSALKATEPSLASMAKQIDELSRQVKALTTHKHRSRSRTRRDSPDRKTKRSQSSYKKFPTCWYHYKFGNQAKWCTKPCDFRPENYQGSR; this comes from the coding sequence ATGGCCAATCAAGATGGCGGATCGAAGTCAAACAATGGATCATCGAAGACTTTTACACCATCCGACACGACCGACATTTATCGTATCGGAGTGCGACCACCACCATTTTGGGCCGAAGAACCAGCCGTTTGGTTCTCACAGCTAGAAGGCAATTTTGTGCTGTCCGGTATTAAGGATGacgatacaaaattttattatgtcactTCAACACTGGAACATAGATATGCCGCAGAAGTGAAAGATATCATCGTTTCACCTCCAAAGACCGGGAAATACGAACGATTGAAAAGCGAACTGATCAAGCGTCTATCTACATCGCGAGAAAAGGAAGTAAAACAGCTACTCATGCATGAGGAACTTGGGGACCGACGACCGTCGCAATTTCTCCGACATTTGCAGCAACTCGCAGGACCAACGGTTCCAGAAGAATTTATAAAAACCATCTGGACCAGCCGCTTGCCCACTACACTTCAACCGATCATTGTATCTCAGAAACGACTGGACTTACTGGCTTTAGCAGACCTAGCCGACAGTGTGCACGAAATAATACCATGCTCGCCTCAAATAGCCACAACATCAGCACTAAAGGCTACAGAACCGTCGCTCGCGTCGATGGCTAAGCAGATCGACGAACTTTCAAGGCAAGTGAAGGCACTTACGACTCATAAACACCGCTCCAGATCTAGGACTAGAAGAGACAGTCCAGATAGAAAAACGAAACGGTCACAGTCTAGCTATAAAAAGTTTCCGACATGTTGGTACCACTATAAATTTGGCAATCAAGCGAAATGGTGCACAAAACCTTGTGATTTTCGGCCGGAAAACTACCAAGGCAGTCGGTAA